GAATATCCGGCAGATTGAGTCTAGGTAGTTCGTCTTGTAGCTCCAGGCCAACTGAACCTTCGGGTATCTCAAGCTGAACGCTCTCTTTACGTCCTCAACGACTTTCCGAATTGTCCGTTCGGAAAAAACGTAAAGCGGAGATCCATACTTATCCAAAAGGTCATCCACCTTTACTCCATCAATAAGTGGCATTGGGGCAATTACTGTTCCAGCGCCATGCTTGGATGGCATACCCGGAGTTAAGCGGGTTATTGCTGGTCGTTCAAATGGTAACTTTATCATAGCGTTATATTTTTTATTGTTCAACATTTTAATCGGCCCCTACAGCTCCCCATTAATGGTTAGCGAAGAGTAACGGTCTAAATCGACAATCATGTCGTAGGAGTATCTCACAAACATTTTGCCCACATCATACCGGCTGTATGGCTTAACATCCATCCCCAACGCCAACTTCAATAAAGCCTCGGGAATATTTTGACCAGCTCCAACGGCTAGGTATACCCAAGCTGGAATCCGTGGGTTTATTTCAAGAAGGTAGAGCTTATTATCCGAAGTTCGAATCAGTTCCAACTCCAAGCCCCCTCTCCACTTTGTTTGGGATAGTATGTGCTTTGCCAAGTTGAGCATTTTGGGTTCATCAATGGTGATTCCACCCCAAGCCTTACCCTTATCGGTAATGTATTGCTTGCGCATGGGCACTGCAGCTACTAAATTCCCCTTTCCATCGCCAAGGGCTATAACATTCACCTCTGTTCCCTTAATAAACTCCTGAACAATAACTGGGAGCCCCCACTTTGCCGACATCTTTGAAAAATACTCATCAGCCTGCGCCTCCGAATGTGCTACATACGCGTCGTAGTATTTCCCCTTTATCATCACCGGATACTCCATCGACTTCATCGCATTATGTAAATCAGCATGGCTGAAAACATCAACGCCCTCAGGAACCTCCACACCATATTTCCTCCCAAAGGCAGGAAGATTTGACTTGTGCCGTTCCTCAAACTGCGCCAAAGTTGGGAGGTAGGTTCTAATACCTGCGTTTGCAAGCTGCTGTTCCAACTTAATAAACGAAAAAAGTTCGGCATCGAAATTTGGAATAATAACATCGATCCTCTCCTTGGCATGTATCTCCAGTAATCGTTTCAAGAGAGCATCCTTTCCTTCCGATGGATATGGAATCATATAGGTTTTATCAACCAAGTCGCTCATATAAATTCCTGGCTCTAGATGCTCGTATGCCAGCCCAATAATCCTAGCCTCAAACTCTTTCGATTCTCGAATCCCACGAATTACGGGAATTCCAGGTCCGGGACTATCGATGTTATTAAGCCCCGTTACGGCAACCGTTACCTCCATTCGGCTCATCGCTATTCCTCCAATAGATTGTTAACTCTAAGGTCATTTACAAAGTCAGCCAAGTAACGATCCAACGTTACCTCGTCCACATCGTATTCCTCCTTCATGAAATTGGTAATTTGCTTGAGGCTCTTCCCATCCTTAATGAGCGTAAGCACCACCTTACCCGTTTCATTCAAAGTGAATGAATCTCCAGTCGCCGGATTGAAAACAAATCCGTTGTCGCTCAACGCAATGTTCGCTTTTACTATCATAGCTGTAATATTAAAATCGTATTTAGTAAATCACTCTTTGCATCTTATACAATCCATCTCAAAAACACCCTACTACGCAAATCAAAAGCATTAATTTACAATAAATTACCAAGCAGACCAAACAGGATGATGATGGTCGAAAAGAAGGAACGAATATTAAAAAACAGGATACTCCCGTAGTGAGAAAAGAACGGCGTTTCAGTAAGGCGATAATGGACAGGGGGGGGTAAAAACGCCCGCACAAAAGCAATTGCAAAAAAAGGCTGATCTCCCAATCAGCCCTATACTCCCATTTATGCGATATTTCCTACTGTGCGTTCTTAAACGCCTTCTTGCCTGCAAAGCGTGAAGCCTTGCCCAGCTGGTTCTCAATACGCATCAGCTGATTAAACTTCTCGATGCGCTCGCCTCGACAACCGCTACCGGTTTTCAGGTGTCCGGCATTAACGGCAACGGTTAAGTCGGCAATAAAGCTGTCGATAGTTTCGCCGCTACGGTGCGATACGAAACAGTTATACTTATTGTGGTAGGCAAGCTCTATGGTCTCCAACGTTTCGGTTACGGTACCAATCTGGTTTAGCTTAATCAGAATGGAGTTGGCCACACCTTTCTCAATACCCTCAGCCAGAATTGCCTTGTTGGTGCAGAAGAGGTCATCACCCACAATTTCAATCTTATTTCCTAGGGTTTGTGTAAGGTTTTTCCATCCGTTCCAGTCGTTCTCGGCCAAACCGTCCTCGAGCAGCACAATGGGGTATTGCTTTGCCCAACTCTCCCACAACTTAATTAGATCATCGCTTGTGATGAGCTTACCAGTGCTCTTAAACATCTTGTATTTCCCATCCTCCCACAGCTCGCTGGCAGCAGGGTCGAGGCAAATACTTACCTCTGCTCCTGGCTTGAACCCAGCCTTGGTAATGGCTTCAAGAATAACCTCCACGGCTTCATCGTTCGACTTCAGGTCGGGGGCAAAACCGCCCTCATCGCCTACTCCAGTACTGTAGCCCTTGGCCTTAAGTACTCCCTTAAGCGTGTGAAAAACCTCAATGCCCATCTGGATGGCCTCGGTAAACGAAGAGGCTCCATGTGGGGCAACCATAAATTCCTGAAAGTCAACATTGTTATCGGCATGCTTACCACCATTAATAATGTTCATGCATGGCACAGGTAAGAGGTGGGCATTGCTGCCACCCAGATACTGGTAAAGAGGCATCTTGGCGCTCATAGCCTCGGCACGAGCATACGCCATTGAAACACCCAAAATAGCATTGGCGCCCAGCTTCGACTTATTAGGAGTTCCATCAAGTCCAACCATAAGGTAGTCAAGCTCCCTTTGGCTAACAAAGCATTTACCAACAAGCTCCTTTGCAATTATTTTGTTGACGTTGTCAACCGCTTTAAGCACACCTTTTCCTCCATAGCGTTTCTTATCGCCGTCGCGTAGCTCATAGGCTTCGCGCTCACCGGTTGATGCACCGCTTGGGACCATAGCACGCGCAGTTGTGCCATCCTCAAGCTTCATGTTGACCTCAACCGTTGGATTGCCCCTCGAATCGAGAATCTCGATTGCACTAACTTCTTTAATTTTCATAACCTACATCTTAAAGTTTTACAAATTATGATTATCGATAATTTTTCTTCTTTTCCCATGTCGACCTTATGAGTGAAGAGCATTGTCGCTTTCGGAAAGCAGGCAGAAACTAAGATACAGGAGAAGGAAAGGGGCAACACCCTTTAGCCGACTCTCAAATTTACGGTAATAAATGCTCACATGGCGTTAAAAACACTAAAAAGGTGTTAAACTTAACTTGGTTCCGACTCGGTATGATTTAACATTTCAAGGGTCTCCAATCATTTCACTATGCCACCAGAAATGGCTATCTTGCCATCCATTAGTTAAGTCAAACCAACAGAGCGAAAACCATGTCACCCATACTAATTGCAGGAACCATTATTGTTAATTTTGCACTTTTAGCTTATACCATAGCCATAGTTATTGAACAGCGGAAGCGGCTTATCAATAACCAAGTGCTCACCTTTCTAACCACAGGAGTTCTACTCGATATAACCGCCACCATTTGTATGATTGAGGGTTCTACCCACTCCGCCATTACGCTGCACGGTATGCTGGGGTACTCTGCCCTCCTTGCCATGCTGGTTGACTGCATTTTGCTTTGGAGACATAGACAAACTCAGGATGCAGAGGCACAGGTAGCTCGCACACTACATCTCTATTCCCGTTATGCCTACATCTGGTGGATTGCAGCCTATATCACCGGAGCAGTGCTGGTTGCAGTAAGGCACATGGCCTGAGCAAACCACTTCAGACATCTAGATTGCCAAATGCATTATCCCATTTTCAACAGCCACGGGGATGGTATGCTCATGGACTATTTTCAATGTGGCACCTCGAAAAAAGGCCTTCTCATCTCAACAAAAGAGTACAATTAATTTAGTATAACAATTGTCCAAAACGGCTCCTGCTCAAGCATCTGTATATAATCCACACAAAACTCTTAAGCAGCGAACATTATTAGCTTACATTTAAAACAACATTTGCTGGTAATACCTTATATTTAAGAGCCAAATACCAGACCAGCCATGATTAAATTTTTCATTGACGAAAATTCTCACATCGTAAGCGCCACGTATAATGGAGATATCTCCATTGATGATGTTGAAGAATATTATCGCTCACTCATCAAAAACACCAATCTTCCAAAAAATCTCAGGATTCTTCAAGATGAACGAGTTGGAAATTTTATCGATTCAGATAGAACTATCGATAAAATTGTTCAAATGCTACCACTGATGGTTGAGCGGTTTACAACCGTGCGAATAGCCATTTGGCAGACAAAGCCATTGGAGACAGCCTATAGCAAGCTCTTCATAGGACAGATTAAAACAAAAAATGTTGCAGTGGCTGTTTTTTACACACAGGAGGCTGCGCTGGGATGGCTGTAGTGTTGATCTAATTTTCTACACTTATAAAATCCTCAACTATTTTTCTATTCGCCTGAATAGGACTAAGCCACCACTAACTTACCAAACATGATAAAAAAAGAACCCGTGATAAACACGGGTTCAATTATTAATAGATGAATTCAGGGAAACTATTGCTTCACAAACTGCTTTGTAATTGGTTGTTTCTCCTCATCAATGGAGATAATGTAAACACCCTTAGCAAGGTCGCTCACATCAACGTCGGCTTGACGATCAGTTACAGGCATAACCTTAACCAATGCACCACGCATATCGTAAATGCGCAACATTACCTCTCCATTGATACCATTCAGCTGAACAGTAACATGATCAATTGCTGGATTTGGGAAAACGG
The Williamwhitmania sp. genome window above contains:
- the eno gene encoding phosphopyruvate hydratase; the protein is MKIKEVSAIEILDSRGNPTVEVNMKLEDGTTARAMVPSGASTGEREAYELRDGDKKRYGGKGVLKAVDNVNKIIAKELVGKCFVSQRELDYLMVGLDGTPNKSKLGANAILGVSMAYARAEAMSAKMPLYQYLGGSNAHLLPVPCMNIINGGKHADNNVDFQEFMVAPHGASSFTEAIQMGIEVFHTLKGVLKAKGYSTGVGDEGGFAPDLKSNDEAVEVILEAITKAGFKPGAEVSICLDPAASELWEDGKYKMFKSTGKLITSDDLIKLWESWAKQYPIVLLEDGLAENDWNGWKNLTQTLGNKIEIVGDDLFCTNKAILAEGIEKGVANSILIKLNQIGTVTETLETIELAYHNKYNCFVSHRSGETIDSFIADLTVAVNAGHLKTGSGCRGERIEKFNQLMRIENQLGKASRFAGKKAFKNAQ
- a CDS encoding ATP-grasp domain-containing protein; this translates as MEVTVAVTGLNNIDSPGPGIPVIRGIRESKEFEARIIGLAYEHLEPGIYMSDLVDKTYMIPYPSEGKDALLKRLLEIHAKERIDVIIPNFDAELFSFIKLEQQLANAGIRTYLPTLAQFEERHKSNLPAFGRKYGVEVPEGVDVFSHADLHNAMKSMEYPVMIKGKYYDAYVAHSEAQADEYFSKMSAKWGLPVIVQEFIKGTEVNVIALGDGKGNLVAAVPMRKQYITDKGKAWGGITIDEPKMLNLAKHILSQTKWRGGLELELIRTSDNKLYLLEINPRIPAWVYLAVGAGQNIPEALLKLALGMDVKPYSRYDVGKMFVRYSYDMIVDLDRYSSLTINGEL
- a CDS encoding PqqD family protein produces the protein MIVKANIALSDNGFVFNPATGDSFTLNETGKVVLTLIKDGKSLKQITNFMKEEYDVDEVTLDRYLADFVNDLRVNNLLEE